Below is a genomic region from Marinobacter salarius.
TGTGAGAGGTCATGAGCGTGATGTAACCAACACGGGCCAGCCCCCCTGGAAGTCGCCCGTTGCTCTGTCAATCCTGCTGCATGGGTTGATTCTGGGCGTGGCTCTGGCGGGTTGGACCTGGACCGATCCCTCGGAGGATCCGCCGCCGCCCAGTATTTCTGCACGCCTGATCACTCCAAACGAGCCTGAGCCCAGCCCGGTGACGGAACCGGTTGATGAGCCGGATCGTGATGAAGAACGCAGGCAGGAGGAAGAGCGGAAGCGTAAGGAAGAAGCCGAACGTCGAAAGGCCGAAGAGGAGCGCGAACGGGAAGAGGCCCGCCGTATCCAGCAGGAGAAAGAGCGCAAGCAGGAACAGCAGCGCCAGGAAGAGGCGGCGAAGCGCGAACGTGAACAGCAGCGCAAAGCGGAAGAGGCTGCCCGCCAGAAGGCTGCGGCGGAAGCCAAGGAGCGTGAACGTCAAAAGGCCGAGGAAGAAAAGCGTCGGCAGGAGGAGGCTGCCCGGAAGGCTGCCGAGGAAAAGCGCCGAGCGGAGGAGCAGCGCCGCAAGGAAGAAGCTGAGCGCAAGGCGAGGGAAGAGCGAGAGCGCCAGGAAGCCGAACGCAAGCGCAAGGAGCGTGAGCGGCGTTTGAAGGAACAGCAACTGGAAGCCATGGCGGAAGAGGCCCAGCAGGAACGCGAGACTGAGGAACGCCGTAAGAGAGAGGCGGCTGCCGCCAAGGCACGCGAGGCGCAGATGCTGTCGGAAAGCCAGAAGTATCAGGCGCTGATTCGTGAACGGTTAAGCCAGGCCTGGTATCCGCCTTCGTCGGCAACGGAGGAGATGACCGCAAGGCTTCAGATCACTTTGCTACCGACTGG
It encodes:
- the tolA gene encoding cell envelope integrity protein TolA, which translates into the protein MRGHERDVTNTGQPPWKSPVALSILLHGLILGVALAGWTWTDPSEDPPPPSISARLITPNEPEPSPVTEPVDEPDRDEERRQEEERKRKEEAERRKAEEEREREEARRIQQEKERKQEQQRQEEAAKREREQQRKAEEAARQKAAAEAKERERQKAEEEKRRQEEAARKAAEEKRRAEEQRRKEEAERKAREERERQEAERKRKERERRLKEQQLEAMAEEAQQERETEERRKREAAAAKAREAQMLSESQKYQALIRERLSQAWYPPSSATEEMTARLQITLLPTGELASVKLVSSSGNTAFDNSARGAVKSLNRYPIPDDRDTFEKYFRQFTIEFNPRRLR